One Rhodobacteraceae bacterium M385 genomic region harbors:
- a CDS encoding mannitol dehydrogenase family protein, whose protein sequence is MGQVHLGPGAFFRAFNAIYSEDAMAAEGGDWGIVAVSLRSATARDQLEPQAGAYTSVTLGTPRNKCRVIGAVTDVLVAPEDPEAVIAAMADLAVKIVSLTITEKGYCHAPATGRLQMDHPDIAHDLAHPDGPRSAIGLIVAALARRRGQGGKPFTVLSCDNLPSNGALARRVVLDFAAARDADLARWIEAQVPFPATMVDRITPATTDADVAQLAKDASYYDPACVVHESFRQWVIEDDFADGRPVWEAAGAQFVDSVDAHELMKLRCLNGTHSTLAYLGYLAGFETISDTVADPDFAHLCTAMWRDEITPSVPQPEGEDLAAYCQSLLARYRDPAIRHRTWQIAMDGSQKLPQRLLSTIRYNLAAGRVPGGLCLAVAAWMRYVGGVDENGAPIDVRDPLADRLRAASDGAEDAEGKVANLLAIDEIFDPELARDSRFQAAVLQSYKALLEQGAAKTVQAFATAANP, encoded by the coding sequence ATCGGGCAGGTTCACCTTGGCCCCGGTGCGTTTTTCCGGGCGTTCAACGCGATCTATTCCGAAGACGCGATGGCGGCAGAAGGGGGGGATTGGGGCATCGTTGCCGTCAGCCTGCGCAGCGCCACGGCGCGCGATCAGTTGGAGCCTCAAGCCGGGGCCTATACCTCGGTCACCTTGGGAACACCGCGCAACAAATGCCGGGTGATTGGCGCAGTAACTGATGTCCTCGTTGCCCCGGAAGACCCGGAAGCGGTGATCGCCGCGATGGCCGACCTGGCGGTAAAGATCGTGTCCCTGACGATTACGGAAAAGGGCTATTGCCACGCGCCCGCGACGGGGCGTTTGCAGATGGATCACCCTGATATCGCTCACGATCTGGCGCATCCCGACGGCCCGCGTTCGGCCATTGGGCTCATTGTTGCGGCCCTTGCGCGTCGCCGGGGGCAGGGGGGCAAGCCCTTCACGGTTCTGTCGTGCGATAATCTGCCCTCCAACGGGGCGCTGGCGCGTCGCGTCGTCCTAGATTTCGCCGCCGCACGCGACGCCGACCTGGCCCGTTGGATCGAGGCTCAGGTGCCTTTCCCCGCTACAATGGTTGATCGGATTACCCCCGCCACGACCGACGCAGACGTAGCGCAATTGGCCAAGGATGCGAGCTACTACGATCCCGCCTGCGTTGTGCATGAGAGCTTTCGCCAATGGGTGATCGAGGATGATTTCGCCGATGGCCGCCCCGTGTGGGAGGCCGCAGGCGCGCAGTTTGTGGACAGCGTCGATGCCCATGAGCTGATGAAACTACGCTGTTTGAACGGTACCCATTCGACCCTTGCCTACCTTGGCTATCTTGCGGGGTTTGAAACCATCTCCGACACCGTCGCTGACCCTGATTTCGCCCACCTCTGCACCGCGATGTGGCGCGATGAGATCACGCCGAGTGTCCCGCAACCCGAGGGCGAAGACCTTGCAGCCTATTGCCAGTCCCTTCTGGCCCGCTACCGCGATCCGGCGATCCGTCACCGGACGTGGCAGATTGCCATGGACGGAAGCCAGAAGCTGCCTCAACGGCTGCTATCTACGATCCGCTACAACCTTGCCGCCGGGCGCGTGCCGGGGGGGCTTTGCCTCGCGGTGGCGGCATGGATGCGGTATGTGGGGGGCGTGGATGAAAACGGCGCGCCGATTGACGTGCGCGATCCCTTGGCGGACCGGTTGCGCGCCGCATCCGATGGGGCGGAGGACGCCGAAGGAAAGGTAGCAAACCTGTTGGCGATCGACGAGATTTTTGACCCAGAGCTTGCCCGCGACAGCCGTTTTCAGGCGGCTGTTCTGCAAAGCTATAAGGCGCTGCTTGAGCAAGGGGCTGCCAAGACTGTTCAGGCATTTGCCACGGCGGCAAACCCATGA
- a CDS encoding altronate dehydratase family protein — protein sequence MTKAAKGTMILHERDDVAIVTRRAKAGDQPLGYGAALTAPVSMGHKVARHDIASGAAVHKFGQIIGFATQPIPAGAHVHSHNLAFGDHGDATDIGSLLPQARAAIPQVEARTFAGFARADGRVGTRNMIALIATVNCSATVIRQAADQITRSGILDHYPNVDGVAAFAHGTGCGMASSGPGWENLQRVLWGHATHPNVGAALFVGLGCEVMQIARMKQMFGATGQERFHGLTIQETGGTRATIAQIIARVEALLPEVNAITRSPQPLSALTVALQCGGSDGYSGITANPALGVASDLLAGHGGRVILSETPEIYGAEQLLLQRAANASIGAALTKRLSWWEEYTRINGGSMDNNPSPGNKAGGLTTILEKSLGAVAKAGATPLNEVVAYGAVPTASGLIFMDTPGYDPVSVTGQIAGGAQVVVFTTGRGSAFGSKPAPTIKLATNDPLFAAMPEDMDLTCGDVISAGVSLVDKGAEILDLIVATASGQPTKSEALGLGDNEFIPWNIGAVM from the coding sequence ATGACGAAGGCTGCAAAGGGCACAATGATCCTGCATGAGCGTGATGATGTCGCCATCGTCACCCGCCGGGCGAAAGCGGGCGATCAGCCGTTGGGCTATGGCGCGGCGCTTACGGCCCCGGTGTCTATGGGGCATAAAGTGGCCCGTCACGACATTGCCTCGGGCGCGGCGGTTCATAAGTTCGGCCAGATCATTGGCTTCGCAACGCAGCCAATCCCGGCGGGCGCCCATGTCCATAGCCACAACCTCGCGTTCGGGGACCATGGCGATGCCACTGACATCGGCTCGCTTCTGCCGCAGGCGCGGGCCGCGATCCCTCAGGTCGAGGCGCGGACATTTGCAGGCTTTGCCCGAGCCGATGGGCGGGTGGGCACCCGCAACATGATCGCGCTTATTGCAACGGTAAATTGCTCGGCCACCGTTATCCGGCAAGCGGCCGATCAGATCACCCGTTCGGGCATTCTGGACCATTACCCCAATGTGGACGGCGTGGCGGCGTTTGCCCATGGCACCGGTTGCGGCATGGCCTCGAGCGGGCCGGGGTGGGAGAACCTGCAACGGGTACTTTGGGGCCATGCCACGCATCCCAACGTCGGGGCCGCGCTGTTTGTGGGGTTGGGGTGTGAGGTGATGCAAATTGCCCGCATGAAGCAGATGTTCGGCGCCACCGGGCAAGAGCGTTTCCACGGGCTGACCATTCAAGAGACCGGCGGAACGCGGGCAACCATTGCGCAAATCATTGCGCGGGTCGAAGCGCTGCTGCCTGAGGTCAACGCCATCACCCGAAGCCCGCAGCCCCTGTCGGCCCTTACCGTCGCGCTGCAATGTGGCGGCTCGGATGGCTATTCCGGCATCACCGCCAATCCTGCCCTTGGGGTCGCCAGTGATCTGCTTGCGGGCCACGGCGGGCGGGTTATCCTGTCGGAAACGCCCGAGATTTACGGCGCGGAGCAACTGCTTCTGCAACGCGCCGCCAATGCGTCCATCGGCGCGGCCCTGACCAAGCGCCTGAGCTGGTGGGAGGAATATACCCGCATCAACGGCGGCTCGATGGATAACAACCCATCCCCCGGCAACAAGGCCGGCGGACTGACCACGATCCTCGAGAAATCCTTGGGCGCGGTGGCCAAAGCAGGGGCCACGCCCTTGAACGAAGTGGTGGCTTATGGCGCGGTGCCAACGGCCTCTGGGCTTATTTTCATGGACACGCCGGGGTATGATCCGGTTTCTGTCACGGGGCAGATCGCGGGCGGGGCGCAAGTTGTCGTGTTTACTACCGGGCGCGGCTCGGCCTTTGGCTCCAAGCCTGCGCCGACAATAAAGTTGGCCACCAACGACCCGCTTTTCGCGGCCATGCCCGAGGATATGGATTTGACCTGCGGTGACGTTATCAGCGCCGGTGTCTCCTTGGTCGATAAGGGGGCCGAGATCCTTGACCTAATCGTCGCCACCGCCTCGGGGCAGCCGACCAAAAGCGAGGCATTGGGCCTGGGCGATAACGAGTTCATTCCGTGGAATATCGGGGCCGTGATGTAG
- a CDS encoding helix-turn-helix domain-containing protein, which yields MDRIEHTPFDHIPVGSLSLRLERPAIKMTHDSSWRIDKVNPSHDLIICLSGGGSYQLGNAAEPIHLRPGEAMLIPAYTRFQGAFSGGMELFTGVAQHFSLELFGRGDLISQLRLKRKIALPDWEVLEPFLRHYRSTAPLGSTTMAQHHKFMVVLLAFIDAAFLDWNSEDTDPQSHDQLSVHIMKVATRLSADPLGEGVDETLDDVPYNPEYFRRAFKDRMGFTPQKFRELKRMEFAASRLGMGLSVKAVAVEMGFADPYFFSRKFKVYMGASPSSFRCKDP from the coding sequence ATGGACAGAATTGAACATACACCATTCGACCATATTCCCGTCGGCTCCTTGTCGCTACGTCTGGAACGCCCTGCGATCAAAATGACCCATGATTCCAGTTGGCGGATCGACAAGGTGAACCCCTCTCACGATCTGATTATTTGTCTGTCGGGGGGCGGGTCTTACCAACTTGGAAACGCAGCTGAACCGATCCATCTTCGGCCCGGAGAGGCCATGTTGATCCCCGCTTACACAAGGTTTCAGGGGGCGTTTAGCGGCGGCATGGAACTGTTCACCGGGGTTGCACAACACTTTTCTCTAGAGCTGTTCGGGCGCGGTGATCTGATCTCGCAACTGCGGCTGAAACGCAAAATCGCCCTGCCCGATTGGGAGGTACTGGAACCGTTTCTACGCCACTATCGCAGCACGGCGCCCTTGGGCAGCACAACGATGGCGCAGCATCACAAGTTTATGGTCGTTCTGCTGGCCTTCATCGACGCCGCTTTTCTGGATTGGAACAGCGAAGATACGGACCCGCAGAGCCACGATCAGCTGTCTGTGCACATCATGAAGGTCGCTACACGCCTTTCCGCTGATCCCCTTGGCGAGGGGGTGGACGAAACCCTGGACGACGTCCCCTACAACCCGGAATATTTTCGCCGCGCCTTTAAGGATCGCATGGGGTTTACGCCGCAAAAGTTCCGAGAATTGAAGCGCATGGAGTTTGCCGCCAGCCGTCTTGGAATGGGGCTTTCCGTTAAGGCCGTCGCGGTGGAAATGGGCTTTGCCGATCCGTATTTCTTCAGCCGAAAGTTCAAAGTCTATATGGGGGCGAGCCCTTCTTCATTTCGGTGCAAAGACCCGTAG